One Mesorhizobium sp. J428 DNA segment encodes these proteins:
- the glp gene encoding gephyrin-like molybdotransferase Glp, translating to MALMPVKDALARLLDGAAPLASETVAIGQAAWRVLATDIAALRTQPPFDASAMDGYAVRAADVASVPATLRVIGEAPAGKGFTGTVGPGEAVRIFTGAPVPAGADAVLIQENTRLSPNGVEALEPVAAFRNIRRQALDFREGEPLLEAGRLLDPAAVSLAAAANHAALPVIRKPLVAILATGDELLPPGSETGPDQIISSNAYGVAAVVEKMGAVPLDLGIVRDDRSGIAAAIDGARAAGADIIVTLGGASVGDHDLVREVLSSAGMTLDFWKIAMRPGKPLMFGRLGDVRVLGLPGNPVASLVCSHLFVAPLVAQLGGRPHMLDIRDAVLGVDMTENDQREDYVRARVESRDGQLVAAPFPVQDSSMLRILADANALIVRPPFAPAAPAGSPCRVVLLR from the coding sequence ATGGCGCTGATGCCGGTGAAGGACGCCCTGGCCCGCCTCCTCGACGGGGCTGCCCCGCTCGCATCCGAAACCGTCGCGATCGGCCAGGCCGCGTGGCGCGTGCTCGCCACAGACATCGCGGCGCTGCGCACCCAGCCGCCCTTCGACGCCTCCGCGATGGACGGCTATGCGGTCCGCGCCGCCGACGTCGCATCGGTGCCCGCGACGCTGCGTGTCATCGGCGAGGCGCCGGCCGGCAAGGGGTTCACGGGCACGGTTGGCCCCGGCGAAGCGGTCCGCATTTTTACCGGCGCACCGGTTCCTGCCGGGGCCGACGCCGTGCTGATCCAGGAGAACACGCGCCTCTCGCCCAATGGTGTGGAAGCATTGGAGCCCGTCGCGGCCTTCCGCAACATCCGCCGGCAAGCTCTCGACTTCCGCGAAGGTGAGCCTCTGCTCGAGGCGGGCCGGCTCCTCGATCCCGCCGCCGTCTCGCTGGCGGCTGCCGCCAACCACGCGGCGCTGCCGGTCATCCGCAAGCCGCTGGTCGCTATCCTCGCCACGGGCGACGAACTGCTGCCGCCGGGCAGCGAGACCGGGCCGGACCAGATCATCTCCTCGAATGCCTATGGCGTGGCTGCCGTGGTCGAAAAGATGGGTGCCGTCCCCCTCGATCTCGGCATCGTACGTGACGACCGCTCTGGGATCGCCGCGGCGATAGATGGCGCACGCGCAGCGGGCGCGGACATCATCGTCACGCTCGGCGGCGCCTCGGTCGGCGACCACGACCTGGTGCGCGAGGTGCTGAGTTCTGCCGGTATGACGCTCGACTTCTGGAAGATCGCGATGCGGCCCGGCAAGCCGCTGATGTTCGGCCGATTGGGCGACGTGCGGGTGCTCGGGCTCCCCGGCAATCCGGTGGCCTCTCTCGTCTGCTCGCACCTTTTCGTCGCGCCGCTCGTCGCGCAACTGGGAGGACGGCCCCATATGTTGGACATTCGGGACGCGGTTCTGGGTGTCGACATGACCGAAAACGACCAGCGTGAGGACTATGTCCGCGCCCGTGTCGAGAGTCGCGACGGCCAACTCGTTGCAGCGCCCTTCCCTGTGCAGGATTCTTCGATGCTGCGGATTCTGGCCGACGCCAACGCCCTCATCGTCCGTCCGCCCTTCGCTCCCGCAGCCCCTGCGGGCTCTCCCTGCCGCGTGGTTCTGCTGCGATGA
- the moaC gene encoding cyclic pyranopterin monophosphate synthase MoaC produces the protein MTAPSPGLTHIAADGQADMVDVGAKAETQRVAIAEGSVVMKRETLDMIVAGNAKKGDVIGVARIAGIMAAKKTHELIPLCHPLLLDKVGLEIEPDAALPGLRVTATARVTGKTGVEMEALTAASVACLTIYDMAKAVDREMELTGIRLVEKTGGKSGDYRRTNG, from the coding sequence ATGACCGCCCCCTCGCCGGGCCTCACCCATATCGCCGCCGACGGGCAGGCCGATATGGTGGATGTCGGCGCGAAGGCCGAGACGCAGCGCGTCGCGATCGCCGAGGGCTCGGTGGTGATGAAGCGCGAAACGCTCGACATGATCGTCGCCGGCAATGCGAAGAAGGGTGATGTGATCGGCGTCGCCCGCATCGCCGGCATTATGGCGGCCAAGAAGACGCACGAACTGATCCCGCTCTGCCACCCGCTGCTCCTCGACAAGGTGGGCTTGGAGATCGAGCCCGATGCAGCCCTTCCGGGCCTGCGCGTCACGGCGACTGCGCGCGTCACCGGCAAGACCGGCGTCGAGATGGAGGCATTGACCGCGGCTTCCGTCGCCTGCCTCACCATCTACGACATGGCCAAGGCCGTGGACCGCGAGATGGAGTTGACGGGCATCCGCCTGGTCGAGAAGACCGGCGGCAAGTCGGGCGACTACCGCCGGACGAACGGCTGA
- the lexA gene encoding transcriptional repressor LexA: MLTRKQHELLMFIHERMKESGIPPSFDEMKEALDLASKSGIHRLITALEERGFIRRLPNRARALEVVRLPESMSPALAGPRKFSPSVIQGSLGQKPAEPPRAPVASNDAGSAISIPVMGRIAAGVPIDAIQHQTHAIMVPPEMLSGGEHYALEVKGDSMIEAGIFDGDTVIIRNTNAATPGDIVVALVDEEEATLKRFRRKGASIALEAANPAYETRIFGPDRIKVQGRLVGLIRKY, encoded by the coding sequence ATGCTGACGCGCAAGCAACACGAGTTGCTGATGTTCATCCACGAGCGGATGAAGGAGTCCGGCATTCCCCCTTCCTTCGACGAGATGAAGGAGGCGCTGGACCTTGCCTCGAAGTCCGGCATCCACCGCCTGATCACGGCGCTGGAGGAGCGCGGCTTCATCCGCCGCCTGCCCAACCGGGCGCGCGCGCTGGAAGTCGTCCGCCTACCGGAATCGATGTCTCCCGCCCTCGCCGGCCCGCGCAAATTCTCCCCGAGCGTCATCCAGGGCAGCCTCGGCCAGAAGCCGGCCGAGCCGCCGCGCGCGCCCGTTGCCAGCAACGATGCGGGCAGCGCGATCTCGATCCCCGTCATGGGCCGCATCGCGGCCGGCGTGCCGATCGACGCCATCCAGCACCAGACCCACGCGATCATGGTGCCGCCGGAAATGCTGTCGGGCGGCGAGCACTATGCCCTTGAAGTGAAAGGAGATTCGATGATCGAGGCCGGCATCTTCGACGGCGATACGGTCATCATCCGCAACACGAACGCGGCCACCCCCGGCGACATCGTCGTGGCCCTGGTCGACGAGGAAGAAGCCACACTCAAGCGCTTCCGCCGCAAGGGCGCCTCGATCGCTCTCGAAGCCGCCAACCCGGCCTACGAGACGCGGATCTTCGGCCCGGACCGGATCAAGGTGCAGGGTCGTCTCGTCGGCCTCATCCGGAAATACTGA